From the genome of Novosphingobium sp. P6W:
ATCGGAAAGGCCATAGGAGGGCAGGTCGAAGCGTATCACGCGGTAGCGGCTCTTGAGAACCTGCGTGATCCGGTCCCATGTCCGCAAGCTACTTTCCGAGCCGTGGACCATGAGCAACACGGGCGCATCGCGCGGGCCTTCATCCTTGTAGTGGATGGTGAGGTCGCCCACGGTCAGGAACCGGCTCTGCTTGTCCTTGTAGAGCTTGCGCAACTCGGCGACCGTCAGCCATGGGTGAAGCTGGGCGCTTCCAGTCGGAGCTGCGGCTGAGGCAGGCGTCCCCTGCGCGGCGGCAGGCTGGATCGCGCAAAGCGACAGCGCGATGGCAAGGGCGGTAGGGCTGAAGCTGCGCAGTGACGGCACGTTTGTTCTATCCTTCAACCAGTGGGCGCAGCGAAGCGGGGAGGTACGCAATCGGGGCGTAACTCCCCGCTTCGCTGCGCCCTGAAAATCAGGCTGTAATATCCGCCTGGAGAGTATTACCGGCCGAGTGCAGGAACGCGGCTACGGCATCGGCCCAGGCTTCGGGCTGTTCGTCGACGATGTCCACGCCGCTGCCTTCAAGGGCCGCATAGGCGAAGTCGGGGCGGAGTGCGTGGGCGGCAGGTGCATGGTCATGGATCACGTCGCCGGTATTGGTAAGGATCATGGCCGGCTGGGTCACCAGTGGCAGACGGGCGGCCTGATCGTAAGTGAACGCCGCGTGATGGCCCCACCAATATGCGCCCCGGCCCACCAGTGCCTGAACCGCATAGTCGCTCAGGCGTTCGGGCGGGATCGCGCCTTTCGCCAACCAGTCGCGCACCTTGACGATGTTGACGATGTGGCCCGCTTCGGGTTCTGCATGGAATGCCTTTTCCTTCTGATGCAGGCCTTCCATGAATTCGCGCAGGCCGGCTTCGTCGACCAGCAGGGGCCCATTGATGATGAGCGCGCTCACTCGCGAAGGGAACACGACAGCCGCCTCGGTGGCGGCGAGCGCGCCGGTATGGTGGCCGAGGATCGCGGCTTTCTCCAACCCCAGCGCATCAAGCACTGCGGGCACGACCTGCGCATAGTCGCCGATGGTCGGTGTACCGGGCGTGGCATCTGAACCGCCGAAGCCGGGCATGTCGATGCCGATCGCCCGGAAGCCGCGCCGGGCCAGCGGCTCATAGACATAGTCGAACTGCGAGGATGTCATGGGAGCCTGATGCAGCAGCAGCAGAGGGGCGCCGTCTCCCAGGCTCTGGTAATGGACCTGCCCGAAAGGACCGTCGGCATAGCCGCGCCGGGTGACGGGCTTGGCAGGCAACTGGCTCGAATTCATGCGGCTTCACCTTATGGGGCCTGGGCGTCCGGTGCAACAATGCGCACGGCTGGAGGGGCGGAGGAGGGGCTGGTCCCGAATGTTCGCCTGCCGGAGAGCTTTTTCAGTCCGCGCCGGAGATTTCGGTGAGTTCGTAGCGGGCGCCCACCATGTCCCATGTCATCTGAACGAATGTGGCGCGCGGACCGTATACCCAAAGGTCTGCAACGGGCCAGTCCATGTGCCAGCGCAGGGCGTAGCGGTCGGCATCGAACGTGCCTGCGGGCACCGTTACCTGCTCGCGGCCAAGCCAGGCAGCGTCGATGGTGACGGGTATTGCGTAAAGGCCCTGGTCGCCGTTCGGGGAAATGGAGTTGGTCACGCCGTGAACAGGCAGGAATTCGCCAGGCCGCGCGGTGCCGCGAAGCGGCGCCACCAGCGCGTCCCCGACCAGCGGATGGAGGCCGAGATAGGCGGCTGGACCTTCCAGTGGCAGATGCTGCGAAATCCGGCCGAGTTCCTGCATTCGCGCCTCGCAGCGAATGCCTTCATCCTCGGCGAGGAACAGCGCCGTACCCTTTACCGCGCCGCCTACGGTGACCCGGCAGAAGGCATCGACCGGGCGCGATGTGCTGTCGAGGAAATAGGTGACATCGCGGGTGAGGGCGGCGTCGTCCATTTCGCAGAAGGCGCGCAGTGTGCTGGCGCCGGACTGCGGGTGATCGATCCGCTCGAACCATTCGCGCCCGGTTTCCACGCCTTCCCGCAAATAGGAGATATGCCCCCGAACATGATTGGCCATTAGGCGGTGTTCCCTGTTTCCTTCCTCATCTTCTGCGCAAGGAACAGCGGGCGGAGCAAGCCGCAAAGGGGGCGCATGTCCACCTGTCGGCCACTAGGCGGGACAACGGCTGCAAGCTGACGACTGCTCGCGTCTGTTTTCGCTTCCGAAACGCGAAGGGAGCCTATCGACCATGCAGGAGCATCCCAGTTCCGCCTTGATCCGCGCCACGCTTTTCGTGCGCGATCTTGACCGTGCGACCAGGTTCTACCGCGCCATCGGATTGACCGAGACGTATTTCGAGGGAAACCTGGATCATCCCTCGGCCATGGCAATCCTCGGTTTCGACGACCCGCGCCCGTTTCGCATCCGCATCGTCAAGCGGCCGGGGCCGAACTACGGGATGATCGGCTTGTTTCAACTGGCCGACGGCACGCCTGCCGAAGAATTGCCGCTGGCGGCCGGCCCTGCGCGGATCGGCGAGGTGGCGCTGGTGTTCTACGTCACCAGCATGGCGGCGACTTTGGCGCGCCTGCGCGAACTGGGCGCCACCTGGGCGCCCGAGCCGATGTTGTTCACGATGGAACACCGCGCCCAGCTCGAAGTCTGCATCCGCGACTGCGACGGCGTCTTCATCAATCTCGTCGAAACCGACCCGGCCGAGCAGGAGCGGACGGCGCCTGAACTCTCCTACTCCGCCGATAATCAGGATATCACGCAATGAGCGTCATCAAGCGCGGCTATGTCGACAGCCGTTACGGCCAGCTTCACTACCGTATCGCCCAAGGCGCGCCCGGTGCGCAGGGGCTTCCGCTGCTGTGCCTTCATCAGACCCCCAGCAACGGCAGGGACTGGTTGCCGGTGATGGAGCCGCTGGCGCAGGGCCGCACGGTGATCGCCGTGGACACGCCCGGCTACGGCATGAGCGATGCTCCGCCGGAGCCGGCGCGGATCGAGGACTTCGGGGAAGTGATGGCCGCCCTCATGGACGACCTTGCCGCGCAGGGCAGCATCGCGCCGGGCGCATTCGACGTCATGGGCTTTCACACCGGTTCGCTTGTCGCTACCGAACTTGCGCGCAGCCTGCCGGAGCGGGTACGGCGCGTCGTGGTGTTCGGCGTAGCGGCCTTCCCGGCGGAACTGCGCGAGGCCAAGCTGGAAGAACTCCTGCGCGCTTTCCCGCCGCCGGGGAAGGATCTCTCTCACGTCGAGAAACTGTGGTCGATCATCGGCGAACTCAGCGATCCGCGCATTCCCTACGAAGACCGCCACGTCAACATGGCGGAATATCTGCGCCTTGGATCGCGGATGCCGTGGGGCTACATCTCGGTCTACCGCTACGACTTCCTTGGCGCGATGGCGCAGGTTGGGCAGCCAGTGCTGGTGTTCAATCCCGAGGACGACCTGTGGGAGGTCACGCTCGAAACCGCCCACCATTATCGCAGTGGCCGCCGGATCGACATGCCCGGCGTCAAGCACGGGGTCATCCAGCTGGAGCGAGACCGGGTCGTGGCAGACGTGAACGCCTTCCTTGCCTAGGCCAGCACCATTCCGCCTGCCCCGGTTATCCGCCTGATGGGCATCCATGGCGATCCCTTCCTGACTGCGACAGGGCGCGGTATCTCTTGTTCAGGCTACGATACCGCGCGATCCTGCGCATTTCGGCCCCGCAAGGATTGAGGAGCAGGCACGCATGGTGATGGACAGGCGCAGGTTCGCAATCGGCGCAGCGGCGTTCGGCGCGGGCGCACTGGCCTCGGGCCTGCCGCGCGCCGCCGCAGCGAAGGCGGCGAAGGCCAAGCCCATGGCCGCCCGTTCAGGCGAGCCCGATGTGCTGGTCCTTGGCGCCGGTATCTCTGGTCTGCAGGCAGCCTGGCTGCTTGAAGACCAGGGCCTCAAGGTCAGCGTGATCGAGGCGCGCGAGCGTGTCGGCGGGCGGATCATGACCTTGCTCGACCAGCCGGGCTATCCCGAGATGGGTTTCAATTCGATGGGCGAGGGCTATGGCCGCGGCCTGGATATCGCCAACCGCGCAGGCGTCGAGATGCAGGAAGTGGGGGCCCGCTACCGCATCGGCCCGCCGGGCCTGCTGTATATGGGCGACAAGGCGCTCACCCGTGAGGAATGGGCGAAGTTTCCCGGCAACCCCTTCCCCGATGCGCTCAAATCGGTGATGCCCGGTGAACTCGTGCCGATGCTGGTGGCGCAGAAAACCCGGCTGACGGACTGGAATTCCTGGCACGATCCGGTCAACGCGAAGCTCGACATCTCGCTCCATGCATTTCTGCGCGAGCAGGGGCTATCGGATCAGGCGATCCACCTCGCCTACGATATCGCGCCCTATTACGGCATGAACGCCTACGATGTGTCGGCGCTGCTCAGCGAGTACAACGACGGTTTCGTCAAGGCGCAGATCGCTGCGGGTCCAAAGTCCTTCGCGGTAAAAGGCGGCAACCTGCTTATGCCGATGGCGCTGGCAAAGCAGATGAAGGGCGACCTCCTGCTGGGCCGCGAGATCGTGGCGATCACCCAGGCTGGTGGCAAGGTCACCGTTCACTGCGCAGACGGGGCGACGTTCTCCGCGCCCAAGGTCATCTGCTCGCTGCCGTTCTCGGCGCTGCGCAACGTGGCGATCGACCCCGGTCTTTCCGGCGTTCAGGCGCAGGCGGTGGCGCAGCTCGGTTATCAGCCGATTTCCATGGTTTTCGTGACGGCCGAGACCCCTTTCTGGGAGCAGGACGGCCTTGCGCCCGCCATGTGGACTGACGGGACGCTCGGCAACGTCATCCCGCAGCGCTACGGTGAAGACCCCCAGCAGATCACCGGCTTCATCGCCCAGGCTCGAGGCAATCTCGCGAACTATTGGGACCGGGCCGGAGCCGAAGCGATCAAGGCCATGGTCGTCGCCCGGATCGAGGCTCTGCGTCCTGCCGCGAAAGGCAAGCTGACCGCGCATTCCTATTTCAGTTGGTCGCAGGAAAAGTTCAACCTGGGCGACTTTTCCTACATCGCGCCCGGGCAGGTCGCCTGGATGGACGAGATGGCAAAGCCGGCCGGCAATCTGTTCTTCTGCGGCGAACATACCGCCACAGGTGCGCGCGGCCTGGAAGGCGCTCTGGAATCTTCCGAGCGCGTGGCTCTTGAAGTTCTCGGCATGTGAGTGCCATGAGGTGTCGCCCCCGGCTTATCCGAAACTTGCAAGCCTTTGATCGCAAGTCGGACATTCGCGGCGCGGGGGTGGGGAAGGATGCCTGGATTATGGTTCGGGTCCTGTAACAAGTCGTAAGCGAGAATTGTCCCATGGAATACGATTACGTCCCCCTCCCGCAGCGCCAGCCGCTCAAGTGGCCGAACGGCGCGCGGGTTGCCCTGATCCTGACGTTCAACCTTGAAACCTGGGACCTCACCAAGGATACCGACAAGCCCTATTACGCGGGCGGCCCGGCGATCCTGCCCGATGTGTTGCCCGGTAATACGCCTGACTTTCCGAATTTTACCTGGCGCGAATATGGCCAGCGCGTAGGCATCTGGCGCCTGTTCGAGCTGTTCGACGAACTGGGCGTTCCGGCCAGCTGCACCACCAACGCAGTGACTTTCGAGCGCCGCAAGGCGATGACCGACGCCGTGCTTGAGCGCGGCTGGGAACTGCTGACCCACAACTGGGAGCAGGGCGAACTGCTGACCAATTTCGCTCACCAGCCGGAGAAGGAGCGCGACATCGTCATGCGCAGCCTTGAGCAGTTCGAGAAGTTCACCGGCCGCAAATCGAAGGGTTGGCTCTCGTCCTCGCTGCGCGGCACGATGCAGACCGCCGACATCCTCGCGGAGCAGGGCTGCACGTTCTACTGCGACATCATGAACGACGACCAGCCGTTCCTGCTGCGCACGCCGAACGGCCCGATCGTTTCGGTGCCTTATTCGAACGAGATCAACGACTTCACCTTCATCACCCGCAAGAACTTCACCACCGACCAGTTCCGCGATGCCTTGATCGAGGAACTCGACGTGCTCTATGCCGAGGGTGCGAAGACAGGCCGCATCATGAACGTGGGCCTGCACCCGCATGTCTCGGGCCGCGCCCACCGCGTGCGGGCGCTGCGTGAATTCATCGAACATGCCAAGTCGCTGCCGGGCGTCTGGTGGGCCACGCGTGAGGAAATCGCCGAGTGGTATCTCCAGAACCACGAATCGCATATCCCCGGCCAGCTCGAGAGCAAGGGCTGACATGAGCCGCAGCGAAACCATCGTCGTGGTGGGCGGCGGCATTGCGGGTATGACCGCAGCCGCCGCGCTCGCGCAGGAGGGCTTCAAGGTCACGCTGCTCGAAAGCGCGCGTGAATTCGGCGAAATCGGGGCGGGTGTCACGCTCTCCCCGAACGCCATGAAGGGCCTCGACTTCATCGGCGTCTGCGAGGAAACGGCAAGCGCGGGCGTCGAGCCCAGCCGCCAGCGTATCCAGCACTGGCAGGATGGCCGTACCATCGTCGCCAAGGATCGTTCGGACCAGCGCGACAAGTATGGCGCGCCTTACGTCACGATCCACCGCGCCGACCTGCACGAAGTGCTTCTGGGCGCAGCGCGCCGCGCGGGCGTTGAACTGCGCACCAGCGCCGGCGTGGTTTCCAGCGATGGCAACACCGTTACGCTGGTCGACGGTTCGACCGTGACGGGTGACCTCATCGTTGGCGCGGACGGCGTCAAATCGGTGATCCGCGAACGCTTCGAGACCA
Proteins encoded in this window:
- a CDS encoding alpha/beta fold hydrolase, with protein sequence MNSSQLPAKPVTRRGYADGPFGQVHYQSLGDGAPLLLLHQAPMTSSQFDYVYEPLARRGFRAIGIDMPGFGGSDATPGTPTIGDYAQVVPAVLDALGLEKAAILGHHTGALAATEAAVVFPSRVSALIINGPLLVDEAGLREFMEGLHQKEKAFHAEPEAGHIVNIVKVRDWLAKGAIPPERLSDYAVQALVGRGAYWWGHHAAFTYDQAARLPLVTQPAMILTNTGDVIHDHAPAAHALRPDFAYAALEGSGVDIVDEQPEAWADAVAAFLHSAGNTLQADITA
- a CDS encoding polysaccharide deacetylase; protein product: MEYDYVPLPQRQPLKWPNGARVALILTFNLETWDLTKDTDKPYYAGGPAILPDVLPGNTPDFPNFTWREYGQRVGIWRLFELFDELGVPASCTTNAVTFERRKAMTDAVLERGWELLTHNWEQGELLTNFAHQPEKERDIVMRSLEQFEKFTGRKSKGWLSSSLRGTMQTADILAEQGCTFYCDIMNDDQPFLLRTPNGPIVSVPYSNEINDFTFITRKNFTTDQFRDALIEELDVLYAEGAKTGRIMNVGLHPHVSGRAHRVRALREFIEHAKSLPGVWWATREEIAEWYLQNHESHIPGQLESKG
- a CDS encoding NAD(P)/FAD-dependent oxidoreductase, which produces MVMDRRRFAIGAAAFGAGALASGLPRAAAAKAAKAKPMAARSGEPDVLVLGAGISGLQAAWLLEDQGLKVSVIEARERVGGRIMTLLDQPGYPEMGFNSMGEGYGRGLDIANRAGVEMQEVGARYRIGPPGLLYMGDKALTREEWAKFPGNPFPDALKSVMPGELVPMLVAQKTRLTDWNSWHDPVNAKLDISLHAFLREQGLSDQAIHLAYDIAPYYGMNAYDVSALLSEYNDGFVKAQIAAGPKSFAVKGGNLLMPMALAKQMKGDLLLGREIVAITQAGGKVTVHCADGATFSAPKVICSLPFSALRNVAIDPGLSGVQAQAVAQLGYQPISMVFVTAETPFWEQDGLAPAMWTDGTLGNVIPQRYGEDPQQITGFIAQARGNLANYWDRAGAEAIKAMVVARIEALRPAAKGKLTAHSYFSWSQEKFNLGDFSYIAPGQVAWMDEMAKPAGNLFFCGEHTATGARGLEGALESSERVALEVLGM
- a CDS encoding alpha/beta fold hydrolase; this encodes MSVIKRGYVDSRYGQLHYRIAQGAPGAQGLPLLCLHQTPSNGRDWLPVMEPLAQGRTVIAVDTPGYGMSDAPPEPARIEDFGEVMAALMDDLAAQGSIAPGAFDVMGFHTGSLVATELARSLPERVRRVVVFGVAAFPAELREAKLEELLRAFPPPGKDLSHVEKLWSIIGELSDPRIPYEDRHVNMAEYLRLGSRMPWGYISVYRYDFLGAMAQVGQPVLVFNPEDDLWEVTLETAHHYRSGRRIDMPGVKHGVIQLERDRVVADVNAFLA
- a CDS encoding VOC family protein — its product is MQEHPSSALIRATLFVRDLDRATRFYRAIGLTETYFEGNLDHPSAMAILGFDDPRPFRIRIVKRPGPNYGMIGLFQLADGTPAEELPLAAGPARIGEVALVFYVTSMAATLARLRELGATWAPEPMLFTMEHRAQLEVCIRDCDGVFINLVETDPAEQERTAPELSYSADNQDITQ